Part of the Natrialbaceae archaeon AArc-T1-2 genome, GAGGCCGCCGCCCTCCCGGTCGCGACGCTCGAGTCGTTGCTCGCCGCTTCCCGAATCACGTTCGCGACGACGATCCACGGCTACGAGGGCGCTGGACGGGGCTTTTCGGTCCGGTTCCGGGATCGTCTCGCCGAGAGCGACCACGAGGTCGCCGACTGCACGCTCGTCGAACCGATCCGGTACGCGGCCGGCGACCCCGTCGAGGTGTGGGCGTTCCGCGCGCTCGCGCTGGACGCCCGTCCGCCCGTCGACCCGCTCGTGGCCGACGCGACGCCCGCGAGCGTCACGTACCGCCAGCTCGAACCAGAGGCCCTGCTCGCGGACGAACGGCTCCTGCGGGAGGCGTTTGGACTGCTCGTGCTCGCTCACTATCGCACCGAGCCGAACGACCTCGCCCGGCTGTTCGACGCGCCGAATCTCACGGCACGGGCGCTCCTCGTCGACGGCCACGTCGTCAGCGTCGCCTTGCTGGCCCGCGAGGGCGGGCTCTCGGCAACGACCCGGGCGCGGATGTACGAGGGTGGTCGCATCCGGGGCAACATGTTGCCCGACGTCCTGACGAGCCAGCTGCGAGACGAGCGGGCGGGCGAGCCGACCGGCATCCGCGTCGTCCGCATCGCGACCCACCACGCCGCCCGCTCGCGGGGACTCGGCTCGCACCTGCTCGAGCAGGTCCGTGCGGAGGTTACCGGCGAGACGTCCGCAGACGCTGACCGGGAGCCGGTCGACTGGCTCGGCACCGGCTTCGGCGCGACGCCCGGCCTGGTCGCGTTCTGGCGTGCGAACGGCTACGCGACGGTCCACGTCTCGACGACCCGCAACGAGGCAAGCGGCGAGTACTCCGCGCTCATGCTTACCCCCACGAGCGACGCCGGCCGGGCGCTGCACGATCGCCACGCCGAGTGGTTCTGCCGGCGGTTCCCCGCCGTCGTCGGCGACGCTCTCGACGACCTCGAGCCCGACGTGGCCCGTGCGCTCTTGCGAAGCGTGGACGCGTCCCCGACGCTGTCGCTGTCCGATCACGAGTGGCGCGTCGTCGCCGGGGCCGCCTACGGGCCGGGGCTGTTCGACGTCGATCCCGGCCCGTTCCGTCGGCTCGTCGTTCGGTACTTCGTCGACGACCCCGACGGGATCGAGCTGACGGCCCGGGAGGAGCGACTGTTCGTCCTGCGAGCCCTGCAAGGCCGGGACTGGGAACCCGTCGCGGACCGACTCGCGTACCACTCCACCGGCCAGTGTATGCGTGCACTCGGGGACGCGCTGTGTCCGCTGGTCGATCGGTACGGGACCGAGACGGCACGCGCGGTTCGCGATCGATTCGTCGACGGCTAGTACGTTGAGATCGTCTCGGAGCCGACGACGAATAGGCGAAAACGCCAGGGCTTTGCCGTCAACGATCGTTCGGGTGGCATGGTCGATGCGGTCGTCGTGGTTACGCTCGCTCTCCTGGTCGGCGGCGTCCTCGGGACGCTCGTGCCGCTCGTTCCCGGCGGTCTATTGTCGCTTTCGGGTATCGTCTTCTACTGGTGGCAGTCGGGATTCGCCGAGCCAGGACCCCTCGCGATGGTCATCTTCGGCACACTCTGTGTGCTGACGCTGTTCGCGGAGTTTTTCGGTGGCGCTATCTCGGCACGCGTCGGCGGAGCCTCCTGGCGAACGACCGCCGTCGCCGCTGCCGTCGGCGTCGCCTTGCTCGTTGTGACCGGTCCGCTTGGGCTGCTCGTCGGCCTGTTCGGAACGGTCTTCGTCCTCGAGCTCGCTCGCGACGGCGACGTCGACGGCAGCGTCCGGTCGGCCGTCTACGCGACGGCCGGGATACTCGTCTCGACGGCCGTTCAGGTGACCTTGACGACGACCGTTCTCGTCGGCTTCCTGCTCGTCGTCTTGCTGTTGTGACGACCGTACGTACACCAGGCCAGGAAAGTAAAGTTTAGACGACTCTGGGAGGTCGGTTACGGTAATGGTGTCCAACCGGCTCGTCGCCTCGGTCTGTGTGCTCGCGTTCGTCGCGGTTCTCGGCGGCTGTGTCGCCCTCGAGCCGCCGACGAGCGACGAGCCCGATCACAAGGCGCTGTTCGAGCAGGCATTCGTCCACGGCGACGACCTCGAGGCCGTCTACGGCGAACGCGTCACCGAGGCAACCGACGGCGAGGAAACGGCCACAACCGTCCACGCCGTCGCCGAGCGGCCGTACGTCGAGTACCGCAGCGAGGTTCTCGAATCGGACGACCCCGACAGGGTCGGCGACGTCTACGTCTCGAACGCGACGACGACGTGGT contains:
- a CDS encoding DUF456 domain-containing protein, translating into MVDAVVVVTLALLVGGVLGTLVPLVPGGLLSLSGIVFYWWQSGFAEPGPLAMVIFGTLCVLTLFAEFFGGAISARVGGASWRTTAVAAAVGVALLVVTGPLGLLVGLFGTVFVLELARDGDVDGSVRSAVYATAGILVSTAVQVTLTTTVLVGFLLVVLLL
- the tmcA gene encoding tRNA(Met) cytidine acetyltransferase TmcA; protein product: MDTVDVAADLRREAIQVDERRLLVLAGDRDRGYDHLEAILEALSVPITGTTLVGPDDRLRCEQLPQSNVDSLLGTTRDVIALDAHDGLRPNALGKVVGAVDGGGLLVLLTPSFETWPDQRGGFAASLAVPPFDADDVTGRFVRRLVETLRAHRGIAIVDLERDRVVDDGLTDPAPRLATTVDTPSPPPDHRFPTATYEACRTADQIEAVAAVESLFDRERAAVLEADRGRGKSSAAGLAAGAFAAAGEDVLVTAPARRNARELFERARELCETLAEGRSVEAYCIETEAGGSVEFREPTAAVDECESADVVVVDEAAALPVATLESLLAASRITFATTIHGYEGAGRGFSVRFRDRLAESDHEVADCTLVEPIRYAAGDPVEVWAFRALALDARPPVDPLVADATPASVTYRQLEPEALLADERLLREAFGLLVLAHYRTEPNDLARLFDAPNLTARALLVDGHVVSVALLAREGGLSATTRARMYEGGRIRGNMLPDVLTSQLRDERAGEPTGIRVVRIATHHAARSRGLGSHLLEQVRAEVTGETSADADREPVDWLGTGFGATPGLVAFWRANGYATVHVSTTRNEASGEYSALMLTPTSDAGRALHDRHAEWFCRRFPAVVGDALDDLEPDVARALLRSVDASPTLSLSDHEWRVVAGAAYGPGLFDVDPGPFRRLVVRYFVDDPDGIELTAREERLFVLRALQGRDWEPVADRLAYHSTGQCMRALGDALCPLVDRYGTETARAVRDRFVDG